In the Malaya genurostris strain Urasoe2022 chromosome 1, Malgen_1.1, whole genome shotgun sequence genome, one interval contains:
- the LOC131433836 gene encoding ADP-ribosylation factor-like protein 16, with the protein MSYLCLGPISAGKTLLLTCLQNPDSVTFTSHSVPSVGTNLFTIKIPPIVIDEKDINVKPLPPPRKRDVAQIREVGGCLAPIWRDYLNKPVDKIIYVVDTSNLCQISAAGVLLYSMLAEPRLQKAKFLLVLSKMDLAYRQMRNEALLMLQMEKFKKQIQQEITIVEFSAINKDGIDSIYNWLGA; encoded by the exons ATGTCCTACCTTTGTTTGGGTCCGATAAGCGCGGGAAAAACACTTTTGCTAACTTGTCTACAGAATCCGGACTCCGTGACATTCACCTCGCACTCGGTCCCTAGTGTCGGTaccaatttgttcaccattaaaATTCCACCGATCGTGATCGACGAGAAGGACATAAATGTGAAACCATTGCCACCGCCCCGGAAGCGAGATGTAGCACAAATCCGTGAAGTTGGAGGCTGTCTGGCGCCAATTTGGAGAGATTATCTGAACAAACCGGTCGATAAGATTATTTATGTGGTGGATACGTCCAATCTGTGCCAAATTTCCGCAGCTG GTGTTCTGCTCTACTCTATGTTAGCTGAACCAAGATTACAGAAGGCAAAATTTTTGTTGGTACTTTCTaagatggatctagcctatcgTCAGATGCGGAACGAGGCTCTTCTGATGCTGCAGATGGAGAAgtttaaaaaacaaattcagCAGGAAATAACGATTGTGGAGTTTAGTGCAATCAACAAGGATGGGATTGATTCCATTTACAATTGGCTGGGTGCGTAA